The Nyctibius grandis isolate bNycGra1 chromosome 3, bNycGra1.pri, whole genome shotgun sequence genome window below encodes:
- the ABRA gene encoding actin-binding Rho-activating protein: MRSGKASMAADSNMAPEEKASTAPVKRAVHKIRMASLVFSLARGWQQWASDHHVKQAQEPSGWVPSAEDSSAQPVQERSFKKWPIPSVKRDQEKDDEKSSAKESVTIREAEKNSRESDEALKKLSIKSKEVTKTVVSKAYERGGDVSLLSERYEDNKSSSEMTKLKEESNATDKILSGKLSPTIRRKCSNVVSELTKGWKQMEQEDKEEAKEELLLNCRDDSLDSGYGEAEYKLEQEDSDQEVTAVRIKRPAPSFASRFNEEARTKAQKKYSPINSLKDRWQEWADQHIITQKLNPFSEEFDHELAMSMRLHKGDEGYGRPKEGTKTAERAKRAEAHIHREIGDLCFIIESMAEPRPDGKVQVTFGELFERYVRISDKVVGILMRARKHGLVDFEGEMLWQGRDDNVIITLLK; encoded by the exons ATGAGAAGTGGAAAAGCCAGCATGGCAGCAGACAGCAACATGGCTCCTGAAGAAAAGGCGAGCACTGCTCCCGTGAAAAGGGCTGTCCACAAGATCCGAATGGCCAGCCTAGTCTTCAGCTTGGCACGAGGTTGGCAGCAGTGGGCATCTGACCACCATGTAAAGCAAGCCCAAGAGCCCTCTGGATGGGTCCCCTCTGCAGAAGACTCATCAGCTCAGCCTGTACAAGAAAGATCCTTCAAAAAATGGCCAATTCCATCTGTCAAGAGGGAccaagaaaaagatgatgaaaaatcTTCAGCAAAGGAATCGGTGACAATaagagaggctgagaaaaaTTCAAGGGAATCAGATGAAGCCCTCAAAAAGCTCAGCATTAAAAGCAAAGAGGTGACTAAAACAGTTGTAAGCAAAGCCTATGAACGAGGAGGTGATGTTAGCCTCCTCAGTGAAAGATATGAGGATAACAAAAGCAGCTCAGAGATGACCAAGCTCAAAGAAGAATCAAATGCTACTGACAAAATTCTTAGTGGCAAATTATCTCCAACTATAAGGAGAAAGTGTTCAAATGTGGTATCGGAGCTGACCAAGGGCTGGAAACAGATGGAACAAGAGGACAAAGAGGAGGCTAAGGAGGAACTGCTGCTTAACTGTCGTGATGACAGCCTGGACAGTGGCTATGGGGAAGCAGAGTACAAGCTCGAGCAAGAAGACAGTGACCAAGAGGTGACGGCTGTGAGGATTAAACGACCTGCACCATCTTT tgCAAGCAGGTTTAACGAAGAGGCACGCACCAAAGCCCAGAAGAAATACAGCCCCATTAACAGCCTGAAGGACAGGTGGCAAGAATGGGCTGACCAGCACATCATAACACAGAAGCTGAATCCCTTCAGCGAGGAATTCGACCATGAGCTGGCCATGTCCATGCGCCTGCACAAAGGAGATGAAGGCTACGGCCGTCCAAAGGAAGGAACCAAAACTGCTGAAAGGGCCAAGAGAGCAGAGGCCCACATCCACCGGGAGATTGGGGACCTGTGCTTCATCATTGAATCAATGGCTGAGCCACGGCCCGACGGCAAGGTCCAAGTCACTTTCGGGGAACTCTTCGAGAGATACGTTCGTATTTCGGATAAGGTTGTTGGGATTCTCATGAGAGCCAGGAAACACGGGCTGGTGGACTTTGAGGGAGAAATGTTATGGCAAGGGAGGGATGATAATGTCATaattactttattaaaataa